The nucleotide window GGGTGAAAACAGCAACACGGACGGTCTTGCCAGTGCCGTGTGGCAGCACGGTAGCGCTACGAACGACCTGGTCGGATTTACGTGGGTCAACGCCCAGGTTTACAGCAACGTCGAACGACTCGCTGAACTTGACAGTCGACAGCTCAGCCAGCAGGGCTGCGGCGTCTACAAAGTTGTAGGCCTTGCCTGCTTCGATTTTGCCGGCGATAGCCTTTTGACGCTTGGTCAGCTTAGCCATTACACACCCTCCACGTTAAGGCCCATGCTACGAGCAGAACCGGCGATAGTACGCACGGCTGCATCCATATCAGCTGCAGTCAGATCCGCGTTTTTGGTTTTCGCGATTTCTTCCAGCTGAGCACGGGTAACGGTGCCAACCTTAACGGTGTTTGGACGAGCGGAACCGCTGGTCAAACCTGCAGCCTTCTTCAGCAGAACCGAAGCAGGGGTGCTTTTTGTTTCGAAAGTGAAACTACGGTCGCTGTAGACAGTGATGATCACTGGAGTCGGCAGACCTGGCTCAAGACCCTGGGTACGGGCGTTGAAAGCCTTGCAGAATTCCATGATG belongs to Pseudomonas sp. B21-028 and includes:
- the rplK gene encoding 50S ribosomal protein L11; the encoded protein is MAKKITAYIKLQVKAAQANPSPPVGPALGQHGVNIMEFCKAFNARTQGLEPGLPTPVIITVYSDRSFTFETKSTPASVLLKKAAGLTSGSARPNTVKVGTVTRAQLEEIAKTKNADLTAADMDAAVRTIAGSARSMGLNVEGV